From the Candidatus Methanosuratincola sp. genome, the window AGCCTTCCTGCTCCTCTCAAGCCCCCTGTGCACCTTAACCTCCTTGCCGCCCGTCTCGAACGTCAATTCAACGCTCCCTGAGTTCTTGCCTATGCTTAGGAGGGTCGTCCCCTTCTCGTTCCCGAGCCCGAAGAGCGCGAACTCTATCGCGAGCAGGAGCGTGGACTTCCCTGCGCCAATCCCCCCCTCGAACAGGATAACCCCCTCCGGGAGGCTGACCTCTTCCTCCTCGTAGGTCCTTATGTTCTTCAGCTTGACCGACTTGATTATCATTGCAGGCGTCCCCTCCCACCATCACCCGTGCGTGGCCTCGTGCCTCCGCGCTCGTCGACGGATTCGGAGGCTGCCTTCCCGTACCCCTTGGAGTTAGCCCTTTTCATTTCCTCTCCGTTGCCTCCAGCGGCGACGAGCCCCAGGACCGACCTGGCCTCCCGCTCCAGCCTGGAGAGGTAGTCTTCCTGGCTTTCACCCTCCTGCTTGGGGACCCTCAGTATTGAGAGCAGCCTCGCAGCAGCCTCGGTCTCGTCCTTGACCACCAATTCCCCGTCCCTTCCCTTGACCGAACCAGCCATCTCCCTGAAGACCTTCCCCTCGATCTCCTCGGCGCTCTCGCCAATGACCGTCACCGTTTCCATCTCCCTAGTCCTCAGCGCGTTCCTGTTAAGGTGTAGGTAGATCGCCCCGCTCTCCGCGAGGATATCCCTGACCAGGCCGAACTCGACGTCGCTAGTCCTCCCCGAAGACAGCTCACCGTGCACCTTTAGGAGGACGACCTTCCCCTCCGCGTCTACCTCGGTCGCCCAGACCCTCAGCTCGTCGTTGACCTCCTCCGCAGTCTTACCCGTCACATCTATCTCCTTGTAAACCCCCTCGAACGGCTTCAGCCCCACGAACTCGAGCTTTGGCTCGCCGCCCTTCTCTGCCTCGATGATGAAGAATCCCCTCTCCTCGCCCAGGACGGTCGCCTCCAGGTCCGCGCCCCACCCCGTGAAGAGGGGGCCAGGGAAGACTACCCTGCCGGTAGTAGGGTCGCGAAAGACCCTGTGGACGTGCCCCCCGGCGTAATAGTCGAACCCCTCGGGGAGCGCGCTCTGGGAGATCCCGTCGAACTTCTCGCCCTCTTTCCGCATCTCCAAGAGCCCGGTGTGGAAGACGAAGATCTTGAAGCCCTCCACAGACTTCAGATAGTCCCTGTCGAGGTCTACAAACGCCTCCTTCTCAAGCGAGGCCCTCCTCCCCGAGATCCCTGTGATCTTCGCACCGGTCCTTCCGTCCGTGACAACCTCCGGCCTCAGCTTGCCCTCCGCAGCAGCGGGCTTCCCGACCCTGACGACGACCCCTGCAGCCTCAAGTATGTCGATGATCGAGGTCGAGTTCGGGGAGAAGTCGTGGCTCCCGTAAACGACGTATATCTTCCTCCCTGTGTCCGCGAACCTCTTGAAGATCTCGACGGCCTCCTTCACGACCGCAAGATCCGGGATGTTTATGTGGAATATGTCCCCCGCTATAATGACAAAGTCAACGCCCCTCTCCTCGCATATCCTGAACGCCCTCTCTAGGGTCGATGACTCGAGCACCTTCATCTTCGGGTCAGAGACTGCCCCGAGGTGGAGGTCTGCCATGTGTGCGAACTTCATCTAAGATCTCCTCCTTCCCCTAATCCCATAAGTCATAATTCCTTCCGCTACAGACCTTTCTGTTCTTTCCTCTCTATTTCTTCCCATCCCACGGATGATCCCTTCCAATCCTAGAAATACCTCTTCGCCGGGGCGGGCAGTACCCTCGACTGATCATTGCCCGATGCACTCTTTCCCCTCGCCACGATGTCATCGAACTTCGGGACCTTGACCGGGACCGGGAACTTGGAGAATATCGAGCTGACGATCGCCTCGCCCACCTCAAGGCCTGCGATTATTCGGTCGAAGTCGCTCAGGTCTTGCGCGGCGCTCTCGGCGATCGCCTTCCTCTCGAGCGCCATCTCGTTACCCATTATCACCTTCGTCCCGATGTTCGCAAGGATCTCCCTCGGTATGACCGAGGCGAGCTGTGTGATCGCTATGAGGCCGATCCTGAACTTCCTGCCCTCTCGTGCTATCCTGCTGAAGACATTGTCCCCGTACGCGCCGGAGAGGAGCCTTGGCGCCTCTTCGAGCACAACCCCAACCTGGGCCTTCTCCCTGAGGATGCCGGTGGACTTGTAGTAGTCGTACCTGTCGAAGACCTTCCTCAGGACTGCAGAGGCGATTACGAGTCCCGTGTCGTCTGAGATCGACGACCCGTCTATGAGGACTACCTTTCCCCCCTCGAGCGCCTCCGCCATGTCGTTGATCGTCTCCTCGCCCATTCCTTCCAAGTCGAAGATGCCGTCGGCGCTCTCGTATCCTGCTCCAGTCTCCCTTAGGTTGAATATGTTGCAGATCTTCCTCTTCAGTGCGCGGATCGTGCCTTTCTTATCCCTGGAGTCCTTGCTCTCCGCGTCTATCGAGAGGAGCTCTGAAACCCAATCCGCTCCGTGCTGCCTCCTGAGCTGCTCAAGCGTCTCCTCCTGCGCGTTGCTGAACTGGACGACGCCCATTAGGTCCTCCGGGTCTATGGACTTGAGGTTGATCTTCAATTGCTGCTGCCCGGGGGGCGGGTGCCTCGAGTAGAAGACGAGTGCCCCCTTCGCGTCCGGGTGGTCCTTCAGCCCCGGAGAGACAGGGGTGCCATAGTACTCATTGTGGACGTCCATAACCAGCACGCCGAACTTCCCGTGTTTCATCGCCTCCCAGAGGAGGACCTTAACCAGGTTCGACTTCCCCCTCCCTGTCTGCGCGGAGACAAGAACGTGGTGCGACAGGAGCTCCTCCCCGTCCATGCCGAACTCCACCGGGAGCGTCTTCGACCCGCTCCTTATGTTCCCGATGAATACCTCCGCCCCATGCGCCTCCAGGAATAAAAAGTCCTCCGCCGCAGCCATCCTCGCCTTTGACATGAACTCGGGGATGCTCCTCGGCGCCCTCGCCGCCAGCTTGCCGTTCTGGGACGCAACCTCGAGGAGCGGCTTGACGTGGACCTGCCTGAATATCCTGAGATCCCTGTCGGGGAACTCGAGCCTTGGGTTCACCCCTTCGAGGACGCTCCCTGAGCTCGTGAGGATCCTGTCCGGGTGGATCAGGCTCCCGTAAGTGAGCTTCGAGACCATGCAGATGTACTTCAGCCTCTCGTTGTCAACTACGACGAGGTCGCCGAGTTCAAGCTTGGCCCCCTGTTTCTCCCTCAGCACGAGTTCTCCGTCGTCCCCTTCGACTATCTGCCCTACGTAATCCGTCGTACCCGTCCCAAGCCCTCTTTCCATTCATTTGCCCTCCTTCTTTTGACATTTCTTATGACCGTGCATATCTAATTCATCCCCCTAGCGAATCCAGGACCTCGTGGGGTTTCCCGGCCCGCTCCATGAGCTCAAGCTTCTCCGCCTCCTCCGAGCCCAGCCTGTCCATGATCTGCCCTTTCAGGCTTTCGACTTCATGCCTGCCCACCTTGGCGTAGGTGTGCGCGTCGATCAGCGGGTAGGGGTAGCCCGGATACCAAATGTAAGCGGAGCAGACAAGTAGCCCCCTCAGGAGCGACTCCAGCTGCGTTTCCGTTGCATCTTCGCAGACGTCCAGCCTGTACCCCCTGTCAGCCGCCTCGTGTAGCTTTGCGTAGTAGACCGTCGCGCGGTGAGCCCACTCCTCGGACCTCCCGAGCCGGATTATCCACCTGTCATAACGTTTTTCCCTAGCCATGAGGTCTACGGTGCCTGCGATCGGGT encodes:
- a CDS encoding exonuclease SbcCD subunit D gives rise to the protein MKFAHMADLHLGAVSDPKMKVLESSTLERAFRICEERGVDFVIIAGDIFHINIPDLAVVKEAVEIFKRFADTGRKIYVVYGSHDFSPNSTSIIDILEAAGVVVRVGKPAAAEGKLRPEVVTDGRTGAKITGISGRRASLEKEAFVDLDRDYLKSVEGFKIFVFHTGLLEMRKEGEKFDGISQSALPEGFDYYAGGHVHRVFRDPTTGRVVFPGPLFTGWGADLEATVLGEERGFFIIEAEKGGEPKLEFVGLKPFEGVYKEIDVTGKTAEEVNDELRVWATEVDAEGKVVLLKVHGELSSGRTSDVEFGLVRDILAESGAIYLHLNRNALRTREMETVTVIGESAEEIEGKVFREMAGSVKGRDGELVVKDETEAAARLLSILRVPKQEGESQEDYLSRLEREARSVLGLVAAGGNGEEMKRANSKGYGKAASESVDERGGTRPRTGDGGRGRLQ
- a CDS encoding ATP-binding protein, which gives rise to MERGLGTGTTDYVGQIVEGDDGELVLREKQGAKLELGDLVVVDNERLKYICMVSKLTYGSLIHPDRILTSSGSVLEGVNPRLEFPDRDLRIFRQVHVKPLLEVASQNGKLAARAPRSIPEFMSKARMAAAEDFLFLEAHGAEVFIGNIRSGSKTLPVEFGMDGEELLSHHVLVSAQTGRGKSNLVKVLLWEAMKHGKFGVLVMDVHNEYYGTPVSPGLKDHPDAKGALVFYSRHPPPGQQQLKINLKSIDPEDLMGVVQFSNAQEETLEQLRRQHGADWVSELLSIDAESKDSRDKKGTIRALKRKICNIFNLRETGAGYESADGIFDLEGMGEETINDMAEALEGGKVVLIDGSSISDDTGLVIASAVLRKVFDRYDYYKSTGILREKAQVGVVLEEAPRLLSGAYGDNVFSRIAREGRKFRIGLIAITQLASVIPREILANIGTKVIMGNEMALERKAIAESAAQDLSDFDRIIAGLEVGEAIVSSIFSKFPVPVKVPKFDDIVARGKSASGNDQSRVLPAPAKRYF